The segment ATCCTTTCATAAGAACTGCTGGTAAAGCTGCCCTGAGAAAAGTAGAACCAAGAGCTTCTAATAACTTTGCAACCCAAAGATTCTAGCTAACAAGGAAGACCACATGGTTCTAATTTGAACTTCAAATTGGTTGCCAAGCTTgtgttttgccttttttttttttttccagttgCACGTATCTTCTTGTGTATGCTTTGCAAAATGAACACTAATGATGAGAGTAACTGATCTCTGCTAGGCGCTTTACCATGGATGTGCCCGATATCTGATGCATACATGTAGACATGTAATTCTTTTAACCAAGTTCAATGTTTCAATTTTCTAAGGTCATGGCAATTAGTGAGTCATCAAGACTGTGTACTTCCTTGAGGAAAGAACATGTGCCTGTCAAGAGGCTTATTGTAAACCAGATTCTACCACCACCTGCATCGGACTGCAAGTTTTGTGCAATGAAGAGGAAGGTAAAGGCCCTGAGTCTCAGAAGTATGAAGTACTTACTCTTCTTGATTACAAAGCTCAGAGTCATTCCGGATTTGTTTCTATTCCCTTCACCTCTATCTGACAAACAACCATGAAAACTCTGACTGCATGGTGGTGATGCAACCATGAAAACTACTTTTATGACTTGCCAGTCATTGctattcttttttttcaaaaccaACTTAAATCAAGAACATTGTAAAATGTCCTAGTCTGAATTACCAAAGATGCAAGTTTCATTTTTCTCTTTCATTTCAGGATCAAATGCATGCACTTGAAATGATCCAAAATGATCCGGAACTGAAGGGCCTGAAGCAAATCCAAGCACCGTTAGTTGATGTAGAGATCAGGGGTGTTCCTGCCCTAAGATTTATGGGTGAGATGATCTGGAAGTAGCATCCATGTACTGGAAAATGACTAGGTTGGAGATCACAACTTTGCTAGAGGTCTTGCTGTGTTCATTCTTCATACACCAGTGCCACCTCTACAATCAGCGCATCACTACACTGGAATTTATGGGGATGGCCATGGCCTGAAGCAGATACATTATAAGTTCAAACCTGAAGCAGTTGATGGGCTTCAAATATAATCAGAGCAAGCTAGCCTAAAAACAGAGGAGAGCGATTTTAGTTTGAAACTTATATCATAAATCAAATTTTGGTTTTCTAGATAAGATTCTTTCTGGAAGGATTAGTGCATGTTTACATTCTTTTATAAtgtttaaattctaaaaaaactACTTCCCCTTGATTCCCAtgtctttcaaaatctctctcgcTACAAAGAATTAAGCTGTCCCCGTGTGAAACTCTGGAAGGAAATATTATGGAGAACACTTCTCTGATAGTCTGATTTGATGAGATGATTTAAATCACTGACAGCCAGTACGCGATTCATCAATTAATGCAAATGAACAAAGTACTGGGAAACAAATGAAAGAAGGCTGAAGTAAGATGAGCATAAGCACATGCAATTCATAGCAAACAGGGGCACTCTAATTTGGTGATCTTTCTCTATTCCGTTATAGATGTTTTGGGATCTAATAGCAATGAATTATGAATCCCTCTGATTATTTAGAAAATTGCTTattatctttctgagattttgcgTTAAAATTAAAAAGTCAACCAATAGTATAAAATGTTTCCCTTATGTGAAGTAATTATTATTTTAACAACATTACCAATGTCATCATAATATCATAACAAAAATGCATAAATTCACTGGTGTTCTATATACGTTTAATCTAAAAGTCTCCAGGTAAGGATGACAATGAATTGACTGAGTTTGGTCATAGTCTTGAGATCAATTTAGGCTGAGGTCAATCTTTTGAGACCACACAACTTGCTTTATTCACCCCACGCTTGTCTGAGTAGAGCCTTCCTTCCCTTGTATTTTAAGGCCAATCCATACCTAACCTGCCATATGTTAGTGGAATCCACCATACCACTTCTCCTTCACCAACCATCTCAGCTGAATGTGGAGGCCAGAGAATGCATCTTATCTCCAGTATGCAGATGGTACAATGATGGTTTCCATACAGACGTAGCTGGAATTGGCCGAGTCTAAGCATGATTTTTTTACCTCCAAGAGCCACTCTCTTATTGCAATGAGACATCACGTAGCAAAAAAAAGACAGCTCTCGCAAAACTAGATCTTGGCTCATGCAATGCACTCGGAAGGAATCATGTCTTCATCTGATAAAAAATACttcattttctttactttcttaaACAAAGAGAGAAAGATGATAGGATCAGCTAAGATAGTGTCAGATTCCAGTCTTTTGGAAATTCTGTCCCTTGAAGATCCCATTAATATTCTTATCAAAATAACAAGATCCTGctgtctcaaattttttttttttcttatgcgaCTGAATAAAAGCCTCCAAACCTTTCTCAAGGGGTATCTGATCACAATGTCTTTCTCATGTGAGTGCTTGCACGAGATGCAGTTGGACACTCACATCCAGGTTTGTTCCAATCAGTAGTACTGATCTTAGCAAAATTTTGTATCAATCAGCAGAAGATCCTCCAGTCCCGTGCCCGGTTTAAATTGCTCTCTCCCAAGTTGtccttctcttttcctctttccctGCTGCTTTAACATAAAGCAGTAGTACAAAGAGAGATTCCAACAGGTCCACAACCAAAGCCTTGCCAGGCGAAAGGAAACAGTACTTCCACCACCAAATATGGGCAATCAGTTCAATCATGGTCCTCCTTTTATAAAGCCCCTCATCTAAAGCaacaaagaaataaagaaaacccTCCAAAATGTGAGGTCTAATAATAGTCCCACTTGTTACATGTGTTAAAATTTTCAGTAACACAACATGCGCCCTAGCCTTGCATGCTGGTGGTAGGGATGATTGAAAATTCATAGGAAAGAATGATGTGTTCTATTAGTCTTCCAACTTTCTTTATCTTAAAAGAAGTGCATTTATTGGATTGAAGAATCTTTATGAACACATATATCTAGTATGcgcaaattatgaaaaaattgggAATGTTATCGCTTGAATTTGCACTGTTGCAATAGTTGGTGGTGGAGATTGGCCCATTCAGTGACTTACCATGCCAAGGTATCATTAGCCATGGGTTTgccgtaattttttttttttttttttttggcaccacCAGCCTTACTGTTCCATACGATGTaaccataaataaataaatgggtAGATGTCCaccctaaaataataatatctaatgGTACCATTCGTGATGATatcttttaaataaaaaagtaacTTAATTCTAGAACTAATGCTCTTTGTGAATTGGTTCTCATTATTGTTTCTTATTGCATGGTTAATTTATCTATTTTTCCTTTGCTCTCTTCGTAGAAGATAAATCGTATGGAGTGGGCACCAAAGAAGGAAATATGAGGTAGGCTTTCTATTTTGCCATCCATTCCTAGGTGCCTATCTAAAAGAAGAAACCCAAAAATCACGGACTCTCATTAATATAGTTGTTAGtcccataattaaaaaaaaaaaaaatcacatgcgACATCCTCTAGCTTTCTTATttcctaaatatattttttagtagTACACACTACATTACCATGTGATACATATCAAACAAATTAGTTATTTTGCAAGCTAATACATATATCTAGATAATttgatacataatttttagaGTATGATATTTAATAGTATATAGTATACGGTCAGATGATATAAATTTAGCAAATTAATATATAGTTTTTAAAATATCACATTCACCAATATAATACATGGTTAGGTAATACGTACTTGACAACTTCTAGAtatttactataaatttttttgatatacatctaacaatgatTCGACATACACtttcaaataaattgatatataatatttgaaatatacTTTTTACCAATACACACTACATAGCCAGATGATATATACCAAGTAAAAAATTAGTCATCTAATAAGTCAATACATATTTATAGATAAATCAATACATAtttttcagaatatgatatttatcAATACCAATACATAATACATAGTTTTCTAGCTTTgtctaacataaaaaattatatacatatcattCTTTAGATTTCATAAACTCTTATGTGTAAAGATCCTGAAAAGGAGAGAAGAATTTGAAGGAGGAGAAAGAAACTCGGAAAGGAGAAGGAAGACTTCACGAATGAGAAGAATGACTTGACGAGGAAAAGAACAGATGGAGAGGCTTGATGAGGCAAaatgaggatgccatgtgtggttttctttcttttttttatttttattttttttaatatatgactgACACTTTTGGATTTCTCTTTTAAGATTGTTATTAAAAGAAACAAAGAACAATAGGTAGTTGCATCAATAGCAAATGCTATGAAGACTGGTTCGAGCTCCTCATTGGATGTTTTAGGGATCAGTACAATGACAGTGGTATTAACCGTATCATTTGTTTGCATACATTGAATTCTCGTATGTTACAAATCTACTCTACTAGTAACATCTCCAAATGCCTACTCGAGACCTAATGTGATTCCAAAATTGTTCAACAGGGTTAGGTTTAGCGTACCTGTCTTTCGGCTAATGATGGGATTCAGCAATTTTTAATTTGCTTATCTAAGACATCACCATGCTTTCAAATCGGCATTCTTCAAATATGTGGTCCTTGTGCGATTCAGTTTATATCGGTGGGTCCAAGCTCAGGGAAGAACAAGATCATTTTTGGGTTGGTTTGGGTTTGGAAGCAGGTGAGATGGGAATTGTAGTGGCACAACCACTTAAATAGATTTTGCaaaattatgtatatatatatatatatataaaaggtggTCACCATTATGGGAACATCGCCTAGTGCGACTCCCTCCTAGTTTGTTTTCTCCtgtgttcttcttttcttcctttttaacGTGCTAGATGTTATGCGGACTCCGGAGAAACCAGAAAAAGTCCATACATAGCCTTGGCTTTCTTAGCTGAAGGGAAACAATCTTCCCATCTCTATACTTCAGCAATCAATTGAATAAGAAACCAAGGTCTCATAATGGCCACGAGTTACATATTAACTAATTGATATTGCCGTACCATGCACTTGGttttttttcttattaattttCCAAATCTCTATTCACCTTGAAATAACTTCATTTCATTGGATTGGCATGATGCTTGATGACTGTGCCACTTTTGTTCAGGAAAAAGGTAGTGCTCCACTAGAGCAGCAATCAATCAATGAGCCAAGCTTCAAGTGCCTGGTCAAGGATAAAGAGTGCTTGTGAAAGGAAATTTGACCTTGTCATTTGGCACAATAGTTTTAGTTTGGTTTCGGTTCAATTTATCTGGTTAAGAAGATCTAGTTTTAGGTTTGCTTGTGTCAGGTTGAGAAGATGTTGTTATTGCTGGTTCGTGAAGCTTGTTTGCTTGGATCTTTTCTTTTAAATCATTGTTGATATCTGGAGATCTGGGTGGCAATTGTCAAACCCTTCCATCTCCTTCTTTTAGAGGAAAACAATAAAATACATTATGGAAATCCAAGGCCGCTCAAATAAATCATTTTGAATCTTTAATCACCATCTTTATTTTCCCAAGGATTTGACTTCACCACGAATGGAAGTCACTAGGTTTGGCTTCAACCACCACAAATGAATGAAACAACCAAAAAGGAGGCCCGGTAGGTACAATGATGTCTTCACTCAAGAGCACATGAAACATGGCTTGGTTCGGTTTCTTTTGCTATAAACCATCAGTTTAGTTtccatttgatttaaaaaaaaattaacttaaaTCGATTTAGTCTCAATTTTATCTCTAAACTGCTCCAACCTCGATGCACTGCCCTTCTTGTATAACATCACTTCTTGGTGGATGCCACCTTGGTGCGTTACTATCCTTTATCCACCAATCCCTTAATAACTTAGTCCTTCAAAACTAGAATTTCAAAAGAACATCATTCGATCTTCAAGAAATATAATGAGTTCTCTAACCAACCAATAAGCTGCCCAATGTGACAAATGCTCTCGTTGAGACTCGAATAAGTTTTTGTGCCATCTAACGAGTATCGAAAAACATTCacgagccttttttttttttcctctaaaaaatACAAAATTGGGAGGTGCAGGCGTCATCAACTTTGCACCAGTAAAGAGTGGAATCCTCAGCAGATTGCATTGAAGACTTCAACCCGTTCGGAACCAGAAAAAGCTAGACATGACCGAAGGTTCATGGGCATGAAGTCTATTTATTTACtctcttttcttttactttttaccTCCTCACCACCACCACAAAAGCCAACCACGTATCTTATGTCATTTTCCAACCAGATCATCCCACTTTTCCTTCTCTTAATAAGCCCCCCTCTACTCATGAACTTCACCACTCCAAGGGCCTTACGTAGAAGGAACAAAAAATGGAGCCCCATATACCCTCAAAGACAGGCACCACCTTCTTCAAGACTTGTTTCAATGGCGTCAATGCTCTTGCAGGTCTCATCCCTCCCTCTACTCTTTTGCTATGTCCACTTACAACGAATTCCATATTATGGTATTTGTGATTAAAGATTTTCACCTACGTTTCATCATCTAACATAGTGATGGAATGTGATGAAACTCTATTAATCTATCTTCATCTTCTATGCTGCAGAAATATAAAGCACGGACATAGTTTGGACTTAAAATTTATGTCATTTTTTATGTTTTTCAGGATTCGGAATACTATCAATTCCATATGCTTTGTCGCAAGGAGGATGGCTAAGCTTAATGCTTCTTTTTGTAACTGCAGTCATCTGTTGCTACACCGGGATTCTCTTGCAACGTTGCATGGATTCAAATGTACTTGTTAAGACCTATCCTGACATAGGGGAGTTAGCTTTTGGCCGCAAGGGGAGGCTCATAGTGGCAACCTTCATGTACCTTGAGTTGTATCTAGTGGCCACTGAGTTCTTGATATTAGAAGGTGATAACTTGGAGAAGTTATTTCCATACAAGTTCGATATAGGGACATGGAAGATTGGAGGTAAACAAGGATTTGTTCTGCTTGCAGCCTTGGTAATTTTGCCGACGACATGGCTTCGAAGCTTAAGCATCCTTGCATATGTTTCTCTTGGTGGGGTATTGTCTTGTCTCATTGTGGTAGCCTCTGTTGTGTGGTCTGGAGCAGCTGACGGGGTTGGGTTTCAtaaaagaggagtccttctgagaTGGAGTGGAATTCCTACTGCTGTGAGTTTATATGCATTCTGCTTTAGTGGGCATGCCGTCTTCCCAACCATGTATACCGCCATGAGAGATAGAACAATGTTTTCTAGAGTAAGACGAGTGCTCTGAAAATTTCTCTGCTACTAGATTAGCAAGATCATTATATTCAGTGATGGCCTTCAGTTTGCAAGCTTAGTAATTAGATTTGTTCTGGAGATATTTCATTAGTGCAACTTAAGTAGTCATTAggtttgttaggatttgacgcctcgagattcagcccacattgagcccacagtgaggttcgcggcgaaaaatggagtccaacgagaccaagatcacctgaatcggagctcggatggagaagatacgagctttcgaagatggcacgaaaaccgaggcggtggaggaccgccggcgaccggcggcgggcggcagcggcgcggccgcaggcggcggcgcgcgggacgcgcgtcccaggcccgctggcccgcgtgggacgcgggacccaggcccgggcgggacgcgggacccaggcccg is part of the Elaeis guineensis isolate ETL-2024a chromosome 15, EG11, whole genome shotgun sequence genome and harbors:
- the LOC105058309 gene encoding amino acid transporter AVT1I isoform X1; protein product: MEPHIPSKTGTTFFKTCFNGVNALAGFGILSIPYALSQGGWLSLMLLFVTAVICCYTGILLQRCMDSNVLVKTYPDIGELAFGRKGRLIVATFMYLELYLVATEFLILEGDNLEKLFPYKFDIGTWKIGGKQGFVLLAALVILPTTWLRSLSILAYVSLGGVLSCLIVVASVVWSGAADGVGFHKRGVLLRWSGIPTAVSLYAFCFSGHAVFPTMYTAMRDRTMFSRVLFVCFGLCFLNYGLMAVLGYLMYGQSLKSQVTLNLPVGKLSSKIAIYTTLINPFTKYALVVTPVANAVEDWFQVSKNRSICIVIRTILVVSNVVLALTVPFFGYVMAFTGSVLSSTATMLLPCACYLKVFKNTLRWGFELVIILAVMLTGLVIAIMGTYSSLKQIILNL
- the LOC105058309 gene encoding amino acid transporter AVT1I isoform X2; this encodes MEPHIPSKTGTTFFKTCFNGVNALAVICCYTGILLQRCMDSNVLVKTYPDIGELAFGRKGRLIVATFMYLELYLVATEFLILEGDNLEKLFPYKFDIGTWKIGGKQGFVLLAALVILPTTWLRSLSILAYVSLGGVLSCLIVVASVVWSGAADGVGFHKRGVLLRWSGIPTAVSLYAFCFSGHAVFPTMYTAMRDRTMFSRVLFVCFGLCFLNYGLMAVLGYLMYGQSLKSQVTLNLPVGKLSSKIAIYTTLINPFTKYALVVTPVANAVEDWFQVSKNRSICIVIRTILVVSNVVLALTVPFFGYVMAFTGSVLSSTATMLLPCACYLKVFKNTLRWGFELVIILAVMLTGLVIAIMGTYSSLKQIILNL